ATTTCAGGCGATTTTTTAAGCCAAGACATACGTGAATGTATGTATCATTTAGGCGAAATAACCGGACAAATCAGCAACGATGAAATTTTAGGGAATATTTTCTCGAAGTTCTGTATCGGGAAGTAAAAAACAAAAAGGCGTTCTAACGAGCGCCTTTTGTTTTTATTCTATTTCCCGTTTCGTAAAGCAAATTTAGGACGATCTGCAAACGTATCGTAAAGAGGTTGCAACTCTTTTACATTACTTGCCGACGGATTTGCGACCGTCATTGCAAATAGAGTTATTTTATCATTTTTGGGCAAAGTAATTGTTTTTGCTCCTGCCGGAATATCCAATTCATATTTGTAAAGATAACAATACATATACGCTTCGTTCTTCATCGGATATGGATTATGACAATGCGATGCAAACCACGCGATATTCGCCGGTTTTGAATACGGTTCCATCATTTCCTCCACTTTTTTCTTATCGCGGCTTAAAATCCGATTGTAAAACTGACCGACATAACCCGTCCAATTTTGTATGTTCAACGTGGAAGTTTTATCTCCAACAATAAAATCAGCAGAAACATCTCCTCCTGCATAAGCTAACAGATAAAGTTTGGTGTAATTTCCTTCGGGCAACGAAACGGTTTGTCCTTTACAAACGATAGAATTATTTTCTCCATCTGTTTTGTTCCCCATTTTGAAATCAATTCCTTCGCTGGTTATTACATCGGGAAGTAACTCCGCAGGAATAGAATATCCGTTTGTAACGTCGCTCCTGTTGTCGTCAAAACTAATTTCATCGTTATTGTACGGTAGTGTTACAACGGTTTGCTCTGTTTTATTTTCAGAGATTTTTGAACTTAATTTCACCGCAAAGCTTTTAATGGTGTAATGACTTAAATCAAAAGTCAATTCATTTCCGGTAATTTTCGCTGCGCCGATTTTCTTTTCCTGACCATTCACTTCATAAGCTTGTTCAATAGTCGTCGGGAGTTTTACTTTTACATTTTTCAAGTCTTTCCCCGATAACTCATTTACACGAATAACGTATAAATCACCGTCTTCCGCTTTTTTGAACGCCATCAATCCCACTTGAGGATTATTCACCGAAACCATAGAATAACTTTGTCCTAAATCTCCTTCGTGTTTTGAAGATTCAAATGCAAGTAACGGTTGATTTAAGAATTTTGCCTGCCAGGGAGTTTCCGCTTTCGCCCAATCTCCTTTGTGACTGTAAATGGCATACGTTACATCGTGAATTCCCCAATCCTGCGTTTTTTGGTGCATCATCCAATCGCCAAAACAATCGGCATCCGGAGTATATAAAAGCGTCAAACGCAACGTATTATCATTGGGTTTATCGGAACCGTATTTGCAATCTTCCAACACGGAAATGCCAAATTTGCCTGATTTGTCAGTCAAATCAAACCATTCTTTGGATGGAACTTCAAAGTGTTTCTCGGTATTGTTTCCTCTGCTGATAGTTCCAACACCTAAATTATAAGTTGCATTTTCGTTGGACGCAGTGAAAGGAAATGCCGCTTTTAAGCTCGCTTCCAATGTTTGCCAATCAATACGATTTTTCACTTCAAAACGTTTTCCGGCTTCGCCTGCCGAAAGACTGTAGTATTGAACTATTTCCGAGTTAAATCCTTTTCTTTTTACTTGCAACGTAACCCGCACGGGACCATTTTCAACCACAGAAACGCTTGCGTCTTCATTCATAAATCCCATCGGAGGTTTTTGGCGGTCTTTCCAATCCATATTCCAAGCTGGCCATTGTGCAGGATGTTCTTTCTGAAATTCGAGACGCGCCGGTGCAGAAAGTAATTCTTTAGATAATTTTTTATCGAAAACACTTGTAATATCGCCATTTTCAGCCACTTTCACCCGGTAATATTCATTTTCCATCGAATTATTTGTAATGGAAAGATTTCCTTTGGATGCAACATTTTCCTCTCGTACATCAAATACTGAAAATCCCGCGGAAGGAAGTTTTGCCAAGAAAATAAATTTCACTTTATTACCTGATGTTGACAAAATTTGAGTGGAAAGCGGTTTGTTTTCTTTACTGTAAACCGCAATGGCAGACGGAATTTTTTCAAATTCCAATTCGGCGGTTACAACATCTTCCCTTTCTTTTGCTACAGGATTATAAACAACGAGCGATTTTCCTTTGGTTTGTGTATTTAATTGAGATGAAATGGTTTTTACACCGTCTTTCAATACTTCCGAAAAATTATTTGCCGCAATAAATTCATCGTTCCAAGCATATTCGTATGCTTTAGGAATGGAAGTTCCGGGCAAAATATCGTGGAATTGACTTCCTAACACCAAATCCCAGCCCGCATTTATTTTTCTGGAAGGGTATTTTTCTCCAAACAAATCGGCGCCAACTGAAACTTGCTCAGCAGCTTGCGCCAACAATTCATTTTTACGATTTATCCGCTTCATAAATGCTTGCGAAGTCATTGAACCTGCGCTGTGTTCTATCAAAAGCAGTTCTCCTTTATAAGCGGGGAGATTTTTGCGAATTTCAGGCGTAATATCTTTATACATTTGATCAGAAGATGACAAAATTACTTTGAAATTTGAATCGGAATGTCTTAAACTTCCAATAGCATTTTTCACATCTCCTTCGCGAGGCGCTCCGCCTACATCACCCACTCCGTAATATCTGTAATCGAAAGCATAACCCGTTTTTTGTTTATCATCGTCCAATCTTTTTACCCATTTAGAAACGGTATCTAATCTGTGTTCAACTTTGCCGGTGTAATTTGTAGCATTTAGAGCCGCTACAATTCCTTTATCGTCCGGTCCGTTCCAAACGCCGACATTAAAAGGAATTCCCGCAGCAGAACGCCATGTAAGTTTTTGTGTAGAAAATCCAAGCAAGCCGCAATGATTGAAAACGGTAGGCAGATTGCTTAAAAATCCGAAACAATCCGGAAGCATATAATCAACACTTTCTTTTCCGAATTCTTTTCGGAAAAATTGATTACCATATAAAATCTGTCGTACAAGTGATTCTGAAGAAGAAATATTCACTTCACCTTCGTCAACGGAAGAACCTGAAACATTCCACCGCCCTTGTTTTACGTAAAACTGCACTTTCTTGAATAATTCAGGATAATATTCCTTCATCATATTGTATCTGCGCGAGCCGGTAAAATTAAAAACATAGTCGGGATATTTTTCAAAAAGATGGAAATTTTCCAACATCGTGTTTTTAATATATTCATTTATGGTTTCAGGATAATCCCAATTCCATTCGGTATCCAAATGCGCATACCCAACGGTGTAAAGCACTCTGTCTTTTTCAATGTTGTACGGCTCTCTTGTTTGAAGCGGTTGAGCTAAAACTGAAATAGAAATAATACAGGAAAGTAATAAAACTGTTTTTTTCATTAGTATGGATTTTTATTTGAATTTTAAAATTTAAGCGATCAAAAACCAAAATCATCTACTTTTATCCTTGCTATCGTGGAATTTTGTCACTTGATTTATGGCTATATATTTGCATTTACATCTTGATATTACTTATAATATGCAAATTTGCAACAAGAGGGGTTATTTTTACGGTTACATTCCGGTTATTTCTTTATTTTTTCAGTAATCAATATGTTAATATTTTGAAAAACTGCTAAATCAATTACTATCGCGTGATTAATTTACACTTCCCACAAGAAAGGATGTCAAATATTTTTCACCATAATTTAAATTGTTTTTTTAATAAAAACAATGTAGCAATCCATAATAAAACAATGATAGCATATATACCAAACCATCTTTTTACAACTTCTATATCTTGAAATAAACTTATCTTTTCAACAAAAAAATAACCAAAAATTAAGAATAAATCAATAACGATAAATACCGGAAAAATAATTTTATTAATTATTGGAGATTTCGCAAATGGCAGAATTTCTTTTTTTAATCCATATCTTCTATACGACAATAAAAATAAACCTATTGATAGTGATAGTAAAGAATAATTTAGGTTAAATAAACAATTTCTTGTCATAATTTCTCCAACAAAAAATAGTAAAGAAACTAAAAAAGCCAATAATGATAGAATAAAAAGTTTTGTGCCCCAAAAATTCATATTATTTATTTTTTTCAGGTGATGATTCAATAAATCTATTCTTTCTTGTTAGCGCAGGTTTATAGTTTGTGCCAGAAACTAAAACATATAAATAGAAATACAAATATGCGTATCAAAAATCAAAAAATGCTTGGTATATCGTAGCGTAATTGAATTTTCTTACAAACTAGAAACTTCACTTACCATCGCGAAATTTTATCGCGCGATTTATTAAAACTTCCCACACGAAAGGACTCATTGGGGAGCAAAGAATCAAAAACCAAAATCATCTACCTTTATTTCCTTTTTTTCTTCCTTTTTGAATTTTAAAGTGTTGTGAACTTTTAATCCTTCCACATAAATAGCTTTATAAGGTTTTGCAGGACAAACATATTCGCAACCGCCGCAACCCACACAAATATCCGTATTCGTGTTGGGAATAGTTAAATCGTCTTTGTACGGAACCATAAAAACGGCTTGTGTCGGGCAATGTTCCGAGCAAGCTCCGCATTGCGTTTCATCAGTATATACAATGCAATTTTCCCTGACATACCTTACTTGCCCCATTTGATTACGATGTTTTTGTTCCCTTGTAAGTTTTGTAAGCGCTCCCGTAGGACAAACATCAGTACAAATCGTACAATCGTAATTGCAAAATCCTTTGTCGAAATACACTCTCGGCTGCATTATTCCTTCCAAACCATATTCATTAAATGCCGGTTTTAATACGTGTGAAGGACATTTACTTACACACAAATGACACGAAATACACTTCTCCTGTAATTTTTCTACCGATTTTGCACCCGGAGGAGCGATGGGAAGTTGTTTTTCTATCGGGCGTTTTTTCAGTAATGGAACTTTTTGAGCAATTATTTTTGATGCGGCAACGCTTGTAATTGCAACGGCGGAGAGAAAACGTCTTTTGGACAAATCAACTTCTTTTGAATTATTTTCAGACTTTTTCCTGTAAGCAAAAGTATATTTCATTGCGGAAAATTTACAACCTTCCATACAGTTGAAACAATTTACACAACGGCTGTAATCTATTGTTCTTTCTTTACAATCAATGCATGATGCCTTACAGTTTTTTACACAGATATTACATTCGGTACAATTATCATTAAATTGAACTTTGATCAGAGCAAATTTATTCAAGAACCCCAAAATGGTTCCAACGGGACAGATTGTGTTACAGTAAGTTCTTCCGTTTTTCCAAGCCAAAATTCCTATTCCAATCAATGTGAGCAAAGCGATTATGGTTGAAAACAGACCTAAACTATAAATTCCTACCTGATAAAAAGTATTGTTACCGAAAGAAGTGAAAATTTTTGCCAATAAATTATTCCCTAAAAGATATGCCGGACGAAAAAGATGTGTTGTTATACGTCCGTAAGCGCCATAAGGATCAAGCAAACCGAGCAGAAAAGTAAATCCAAACATAAAAGCAATAAAAGTTATGCCCAGTGTTGTCCAGCGAAGTACTGTTTTTGCTTTGCTGAAAGTATATTTTTTCCGTTTATTTAATCTTTTTGAAAACCAAGCAACAATATCCTGATAAACTCCCATAGGACAAATCGATGAGCAATAAATCCGTCCGAAAATAAGAGTCATTAAAACTAAAAAAATTAAGATCCCAAAGTTGAGGGCAAGAAGTGCGGGAATAAACTGAATTTCAGCTAAAGCGTGAAAATGAGCAGGNAACCAACCCGCAAAATCAAGGAAAAACAGGGTGATAAGAACAAAAAACACCAACGAAACACCAACTCTTATCTTTTTCAACATAAGTCGATTATATTTTTATTTTTTTTATTTTCATTTTGTCCAAATTCATCGAACCGACTTTCAAATCCTGCGCTTTAGATAAATAAGAAACTCTTTCCAAAGGCATTTCACGCACCTGATTAAAGAAATTTGTAGCAGCTGTATCTGCAGCTACAATATCTTGTGAAATAAATAATCCTTTTGACAATACCACATCCGCTTCCGATCTTCCTCTNGGACCGCTNGTTTTCATNAATCGATAAGCATCNACCACATTCAAAACCGGACGTTTTTCGTACGTACAAACATCCGCTATACATTGTTGCAAGTCGTTTTTATGAAAAAATCCTCTATCCCAAACTATTCCCATATAATTTTTCATAGAAATACTCATTTGTGCCCCTCCGTGATTTTTAAGCACCGGAACATTAATCCATTTATCGCAATTTACAATAGATTCNTGNACNTTGGTCGATTTCAATTTCACGCCTTTNGGNAGNGAAACATCTTTATAATATGTGCCTAAATGTGCGGGAACNACTTTTGCTCCGGCTGATTTAGCNGCCGCTTCAATTCCGCTGTTGGCGTAACATCTTGTCCANTCGTCACACGTNTGGTCAAAAACCGTNACCTCTTTTGCTCCNGCTTTGAAACACTGNCGTATAATTTCNNCTATTAATTTNGGATTTGTATTTGCTGCCATTTCNGGNGTTTTATCCCAACCNATATTGGGTTTCACAACCACTTTATCTCCTTTTTTAATAAATTTACCCATTCCACCCAATTCTGTTATCGCTTTACGAAACATAGCTTCAGGTTCTCCTCCCAAAACCGCTACCAAATCGTATGTTCCGGAAGAAGCTGGTGACACTTTCGGCTCAAAATTTTGCACCATCGTNGTCATNGCTNNNGNATCTTTTATAGCCANNNCNGNTCCTGTAANTGCAATGGCTNTNAGAAAANTTCGTCTATCCATAATACTNCATTTTTATAAAATCCAAGGAAATTTNAAACAGTTTTCATTATAAAGTGCGTAATCGGCATTTCCGTTTACAGCAAAAGTNTTTATTTGCTTTGCNCCTNNAAGNANGTTTATGGCAAATTTTANNGTTGCTCCTGTTTTTATTCTGTCGTCTACTAGCAGAATAGTTTTATTTTCATACTCGAAGTTTACAGGAGAAAGTAACCGGGGCGAATCATATTTGGGTTGTTGATTATCATCCCGCAAATTTATTTTAAGGAGTTTAATATCCGTTTTAAAACGTTGATTGAGAATACCTGCCGGAATAATTCCTCCGTTTGCAACAGCCACNATTATATCAAACGTTTCCTCAAATTCAATTTCACGAAAACGTTTCATTACTTCATCCAACGTTTTTGATTGTAACATATTACACTTTTTCCAATGCTTTTAACACCAAATATCCTCCTACAATTTGCAATAATATTCCCGGAATTCCCAACCGGAAATCCTGAATGGCAACATTAAAATTTTGAGTTAGTAACCATTCAAAAGCGGTTCCTGCTACTTGATATATNAATACTGCCANCAGAACTGCAATGAAAGAAATTCTGTTGTAACGTTTGGCTAACATCGCTGCCGCAATTGCCAGAATAACAGATTTTATCAAGATTGACGGAAGTACCGCTAATGGAGGCATTCCAAAAAGAAGATTATTCACTACGGGCGATAAAATAGCCGTAAGAATTCCCACGTGTATNCCATAC
The genomic region above belongs to uncultured Paludibacter sp. and contains:
- a CDS encoding membrane hypothetical protein (Evidence 5 : Unknown function), with the protein product MNFWGTKLFILSLLAFLVSLLFFVGEIMTRNCLFNLNYSLLSLSIGLFLLSYRRYGLKKEILPFAKSPIINKIIFPVFIVIDLFLIFGYFFVEKISLFQDIEVVKRWFGIYAIIVLLWIATLFLLKKQFKLW
- a CDS encoding Ferredoxin-type protein NapF; the encoded protein is MLKKIRVGVSLVFFVLITLFFLDFAGWXPAHFHALAEIQFIPALLALNFGILIFLVLMTLIFGRIYCSSICPMGVYQDIVAWFSKRLNKRKKYTFSKAKTVLRWTTLGITFIAFMFGFTFLLGLLDPYGAYGRITTHLFRPAYLLGNNLLAKIFTSFGNNTFYQVGIYSLGLFSTIIALLTLIGIGILAWKNGRTYCNTICPVGTILGFLNKFALIKVQFNDNCTECNICVKNCKASCIDCKERTIDYSRCVNCFNCMEGCKFSAMKYTFAYRKKSENNSKEVDLSKRRFLSAVAITSVAASKIIAQKVPLLKKRPIEKQLPIAPPGAKSVEKLQEKCISCHLCVSKCPSHVLKPAFNEYGLEGIMQPRVYFDKGFCNYDCTICTDVCPTGALTKLTREQKHRNQMGQVRYVRENCIVYTDETQCGACSEHCPTQAVFMVPYKDDLTIPNTNTDICVGCGGCEYVCPAKPYKAIYVEGLKVHNTLKFKKEEKKEIKVDDFGF
- a CDS encoding Tat (Twin-arginine translocation) pathway signal sequence; the encoded protein is MDRRXFLXAIAXTGXXXAIKDXXAMTTMVQNFEPKVSPASSGTYDLVAVLGGEPEAMFRKAITELGGMGKFIKKGDKVVVKPNXGWDKTPEMAANTNPKLIXEIIRQCFKAGAKEVTVFDXTCDXWTRCYANSGIEAAAKSAGAKVVPAHLGTYYKDVSLPKGVKLKSTXVXESIVNCDKWINVPVLKNHGGAQMSISMKNYMGIVWDRGFFHKNDLQQCIADVCTYEKRPVLNVVDAYRXMKTSGPRGRSEADVVLSKGLFISQDIVAADTAATNFFNQVREMPLERVSYLSKAQDLKVGSMNLDKMKIKKIKI
- a CDS encoding Alpha-mannosidase, which encodes MKKTVLLLSCIISISVLAQPLQTREPYNIEKDRVLYTVGYAHLDTEWNWDYPETINEYIKNTMLENFHLFEKYPDYVFNFTGSRRYNMMKEYYPELFKKVQFYVKQGRWNVSGSSVDEGEVNISSSESLVRQILYGNQFFRKEFGKESVDYMLPDCFGFLSNLPTVFNHCGLLGFSTQKLTWRSAAGIPFNVGVWNGPDDKGIVAALNATNYTGKVEHRLDTVSKWVKRLDDDKQKTGYAFDYRYYGVGDVGGAPREGDVKNAIGSLRHSDSNFKVILSSSDQMYKDITPEIRKNLPAYKGELLLIEHSAGSMTSQAFMKRINRKNELLAQAAEQVSVGADLFGEKYPSRKINAGWDLVLGSQFHDILPGTSIPKAYEYAWNDEFIAANNFSEVLKDGVKTISSQLNTQTKGKSLVVYNPVAKEREDVVTAELEFEKIPSAIAVYSKENKPLSTQILSTSGNKVKFIFLAKLPSAGFSVFDVREENVASKGNLSITNNSMENEYYRVKVAENGDITSVFDKKLSKELLSAPARLEFQKEHPAQWPAWNMDWKDRQKPPMGFMNEDASVSVVENGPVRVTLQVKRKGFNSEIVQYYSLSAGEAGKRFEVKNRIDWQTLEASLKAAFPFTASNENATYNLGVGTISRGNNTEKHFEVPSKEWFDLTDKSGKFGISVLEDCKYGSDKPNDNTLRLTLLYTPDADCFGDWMMHQKTQDWGIHDVTYAIYSHKGDWAKAETPWQAKFLNQPLLAFESSKHEGDLGQSYSMVSVNNPQVGLMAFKKAEDGDLYVIRVNELSGKDLKNVKVKLPTTIEQAYEVNGQEKKIGAAKITGNELTFDLSHYTIKSFAVKLSSKISENKTEQTVVTLPYNNDEISFDDNRSDVTNGYSIPAELLPDVITSEGIDFKMGNKTDGENNSIVCKGQTVSLPEGNYTKLYLLAYAGGDVSADFIVGDKTSTLNIQNWTGYVGQFYNRILSRDKKKVEEMMEPYSKPANIAWFASHCHNPYPMKNEAYMYCYLYKYELDIPAGAKTITLPKNDKITLFAMTVANPSASNVKELQPLYDTFADRPKFALRNGK
- a CDS encoding conserved hypothetical protein (Evidence 4 : Unknown function but conserved in other organisms) encodes the protein MLQSKTLDEVMKRFREIEFEETFDIXVAVANGGIIPAGILNQRFKTDIKLLKINLRDDNQQPKYDSPRLLSPVNFEYENKTILLVDDRIKTGATXKFAINXLXGAKQIXTFAVNGNADYALYNENCXKFPWIL
- a CDS encoding conserved membrane hypothetical protein (Evidence 4 : Unknown function but conserved in other organisms) — encoded protein: MTNTIKLYSFPLSNIKTYLFAIIFVVGNLXLPQLVHLIPQGGLIFLPIYFFTLIAAYKYGIHVGILTAILSPVVNNLLFGMPPLAVLPSILIKSVILAIAAAMLAKRYNRISFIAVLXAVXIYQVAGTAFEWLLTQNFNVAIQDFRLGIPGILLQIVGGYLVLKALEKV